In the genome of Flavobacterium panacagri, one region contains:
- a CDS encoding MFS transporter, which translates to MDTIKANPDIVKKTTYSILFIISFSHLINDLLQAVVPSIYPLLKENFNLSFSQIGIITFTYQIVASILQPFVGMYTDKKSKPYSLIIGMCFTMVGLFMVSIASNFINLLLSVSLIGIGSSIFHPESSRVAHLASGGKRGLAQSIFQLGGNAGSAIGPLLAAFIVIPHGQSYIAWFCIIALVGVFALYKIAIWYTAHLSERNANKSAHKIETHHLSKNRVIASLIILLVLIFSKYFYMSSITSYYTFFLIDKFHITIQQSQVYLFLFSGAVAAGTLIGGPIGDRYGRKYVIWVSILGVAPFTLMLPYVSLFWVGTLSVIIGLILSSAFSAILVYATELMPGKVGLVAGLFFGFAFGMGGLGSAVLGKIADTTSIEYVFKICAFLPLIGVITGFLPNLEKKKKVE; encoded by the coding sequence ATGGACACTATCAAAGCAAATCCTGACATAGTTAAAAAAACCACTTATTCGATCTTATTCATCATCAGTTTTTCTCATTTAATTAATGATCTTTTACAGGCTGTAGTGCCGTCAATTTATCCACTGTTGAAAGAAAACTTTAACCTAAGTTTCTCTCAAATCGGAATCATCACTTTTACCTACCAAATCGTAGCTTCTATCCTTCAGCCTTTTGTGGGAATGTATACTGATAAAAAATCTAAACCATATTCTCTTATCATAGGAATGTGTTTTACGATGGTTGGCCTTTTTATGGTTTCAATTGCTTCCAACTTTATTAATTTATTATTATCGGTTAGTTTAATCGGAATCGGATCTTCCATTTTTCATCCTGAATCTTCACGTGTAGCGCATTTGGCTTCGGGCGGAAAAAGAGGTTTGGCGCAATCTATTTTTCAATTGGGCGGAAATGCCGGGAGTGCTATTGGGCCTTTGTTAGCAGCGTTTATTGTAATTCCGCATGGACAATCTTATATCGCTTGGTTTTGTATTATTGCCTTAGTAGGTGTTTTTGCCTTGTATAAAATTGCAATTTGGTACACGGCACACTTATCTGAAAGAAATGCTAATAAATCGGCTCATAAAATTGAAACGCATCATTTGTCTAAAAACCGAGTAATTGCTTCGTTGATTATTTTATTGGTTTTGATTTTTTCTAAATACTTCTACATGAGTAGTATTACAAGTTATTATACTTTCTTCCTTATTGATAAATTCCACATTACGATTCAACAATCGCAAGTCTATTTATTCTTGTTTTCGGGTGCTGTTGCGGCAGGAACTTTAATTGGAGGCCCAATTGGAGATCGATACGGTAGAAAATACGTAATCTGGGTTTCTATCTTAGGTGTTGCTCCGTTTACTTTAATGTTACCTTACGTTTCTTTATTCTGGGTTGGAACTTTATCTGTAATTATCGGATTGATTCTTTCTTCCGCATTCTCAGCGATTCTAGTTTATGCAACTGAATTAATGCCTGGAAAAGTCGGACTTGTAGCGGGTCTTTTCTTCGGATTTGCTTTCGGAATGGGCGGATTAGGTTCTGCTGTTTTAGGAAAAATTGCTGATACTACAAGCATTGAATATGTATTTAAGATTTGTGCGTTCCTGCCGTTAATTGGGGTTATTACTGGGTTCTTGCCTAATTTGGAGAAGAAAAAGAAGGTTGAGTAA
- a CDS encoding integrase core domain-containing protein: protein MRNNSQDCTLERNYLEKYRFLIKEYEQVKNKTHPLYKKAMDFYTANDTCRKSFLKYYNRYKQSGKSLDLLPQKRGPKYKTRRPLPFIEQKVIELREKGNNKYEIGSILNPKLGKHTPSYSGVYNILKRHKINRLTPTLKKNHQKIIKERMGQLGHIDCHYLSKSIIRGENKKLYLVCVIDDYTRIAWAELVPDITSLTVMFASLKCLNILSSHYDIKFEEILSDNGAEFGIKTSKVKSHHPFERMLIELGIVHRYTRPYRPQTNGKVERFWRTLEEDLLRDTDFDSQDELKEELLQYLYYYNHERPHQGIDGKKPIEMINPLPK from the coding sequence ATGAGAAATAATAGTCAAGATTGTACATTAGAGAGGAACTATTTAGAGAAATATCGTTTCTTAATAAAAGAATATGAGCAGGTAAAAAATAAAACTCATCCGCTTTATAAAAAGGCGATGGATTTTTACACAGCAAATGACACCTGCCGAAAAAGTTTCTTAAAGTATTATAATCGCTATAAACAGAGTGGAAAATCTCTGGATCTACTGCCTCAGAAGCGGGGGCCAAAATACAAAACCAGACGTCCTTTACCTTTTATAGAACAAAAAGTAATCGAATTAAGAGAAAAAGGAAACAACAAATATGAAATTGGTAGTATCTTAAATCCCAAATTAGGAAAACACACACCATCATATTCTGGAGTTTATAATATTTTAAAACGGCATAAAATAAATAGATTAACTCCGACGCTTAAAAAGAATCATCAGAAAATAATCAAGGAAAGAATGGGACAGCTGGGTCATATCGATTGTCATTATTTAAGTAAAAGCATAATTCGTGGAGAAAACAAAAAGCTCTATTTAGTCTGTGTAATTGATGATTACACCCGGATTGCCTGGGCTGAATTAGTTCCAGATATAACGAGCTTAACAGTAATGTTTGCTTCACTGAAATGCTTAAACATCTTAAGCAGCCATTATGACATAAAATTTGAAGAGATATTATCCGACAATGGTGCTGAATTTGGAATCAAAACAAGCAAAGTAAAAAGCCACCATCCTTTTGAAAGAATGCTTATTGAACTTGGGATCGTACATAGATATACAAGACCTTACCGTCCGCAGACAAACGGAAAAGTAGAGAGGTTCTGGCGCACTCTGGAAGAGGATTTATTAAGAGATACCGATTTTGATTCTCAAGATGAACTAAAAGAAGAATTATTACAATATTTATATTACTATAATCACGAAAGACCGCATCAAGGAATTGATGGAAAAAAGCCAATCGAAATGATAAATCCGTTACCGAAATAA
- a CDS encoding AraC family transcriptional regulator — protein sequence MNNQIRTYRMAQEHGYRVDPSIPVIGYTEMVTNEMCISHSHPRGQLIYATRGVMNVVVGNHIWVVNPLQGLWLPGGVEHQVTFQKDVNYYSVFIDASAMAGLPEKSFSFDIPMFLKQLVFKIISFGIDGNLTPLQHRIISVFLDELALIEPSATFLPTTNHERLQKVVELLMDDVASKNTIDYYAELSFMSSRTLSRLFIKELGMNFSDWRTRLKLLEAIKRLGEKQSIKEIAFNLGYETTSAFIYMFKKHLGKTPSNYILEDENENDKLSA from the coding sequence ATGAATAACCAGATTCGGACATATCGAATGGCGCAGGAACATGGATACAGAGTTGATCCATCAATACCTGTTATTGGTTATACCGAAATGGTAACCAATGAAATGTGTATTTCGCATTCGCATCCGAGAGGACAATTAATTTATGCAACCCGTGGTGTAATGAACGTGGTTGTGGGCAATCATATTTGGGTGGTGAATCCTTTGCAAGGTTTGTGGCTTCCCGGCGGAGTAGAACATCAGGTTACTTTTCAGAAGGATGTTAACTACTATAGTGTTTTTATTGATGCCTCCGCGATGGCAGGATTACCAGAGAAAAGTTTTTCATTTGATATTCCGATGTTTTTAAAACAATTGGTTTTCAAAATTATTTCTTTTGGAATAGATGGAAATTTGACGCCTCTGCAACATAGAATTATATCGGTTTTTTTGGATGAACTGGCTTTAATAGAACCAAGCGCCACTTTCCTTCCAACAACCAATCACGAAAGATTACAAAAAGTAGTCGAACTTTTAATGGATGATGTTGCTAGCAAAAACACAATCGATTATTACGCCGAACTTTCGTTTATGAGTAGTAGAACTTTATCACGTTTATTCATCAAAGAACTGGGAATGAATTTCAGCGACTGGCGAACTCGTTTAAAACTTCTAGAAGCCATAAAACGTTTGGGCGAAAAACAATCCATCAAGGAAATTGCTTTCAACTTGGGTTACGAAACTACAAGTGCTTTTATTTATATGTTTAAAAAGCATTTGGGCAAAACGCCTTCTAACTATATTTTAGAAGATGAAAATGAGAACGATAAATTATCTGCTTAA
- a CDS encoding Gfo/Idh/MocA family protein — protein MLKIAILGLGEGRSTMSAAIESSKLELVKICDRNEELCKQRAKEFDFHSYTTNYDDLLNDASIDIIAIYTPDHLHAQHVKQALLHGKHVVCTKPFIDDLSDAKELLELSKSTGKKVFIGQSSRFFEPAKRQRADYEAGLIGDLITIEAQYHADHRWFLKKEWSLLQSFKWLYGGLSHPVDFIRWYLPNIEEVMGYGMISSNGKNAGLKNEDTMHFIFKATDGRIARVSGVYTSPTQPAQRDSGMSTILRATEGASQADYHELRYAVTDKTGEEKVITWGDSTIKYYFRFEGQSHHGGEYQNYLEYFTDSIEQGFEAYPNMEEGIGTVALLQAMDRSLQSGAPVKIADILNEYGL, from the coding sequence ATGTTAAAAATAGCCATTCTGGGACTTGGAGAAGGACGAAGCACAATGTCGGCTGCTATAGAAAGTTCAAAACTAGAACTCGTTAAAATATGCGATCGAAACGAAGAATTGTGTAAACAAAGAGCAAAAGAATTCGATTTTCATTCGTACACCACCAATTATGATGATTTATTGAATGATGCATCAATTGATATTATCGCGATTTATACACCAGATCATCTTCATGCTCAACATGTAAAACAAGCTTTACTGCACGGAAAACATGTCGTATGTACAAAACCTTTTATTGATGACCTTTCGGATGCCAAAGAGCTGTTAGAATTAAGCAAATCGACTGGAAAGAAAGTTTTTATTGGTCAAAGTTCCCGTTTCTTCGAACCAGCAAAAAGACAAAGAGCCGATTATGAAGCAGGTTTAATTGGGGATTTAATCACAATCGAAGCGCAATATCACGCTGATCACAGATGGTTTTTAAAGAAAGAATGGTCGCTTTTGCAATCGTTTAAATGGTTGTACGGAGGTTTGAGTCATCCCGTTGATTTTATCAGATGGTATCTTCCAAATATCGAAGAAGTGATGGGGTACGGAATGATTAGCAGTAACGGAAAAAATGCTGGATTAAAAAATGAAGATACTATGCATTTTATCTTCAAAGCAACTGATGGAAGAATTGCACGTGTGAGTGGTGTTTACACTTCACCAACACAGCCAGCGCAACGTGACAGCGGCATGAGCACAATTTTAAGAGCAACAGAAGGAGCAAGCCAGGCCGATTATCATGAATTGCGTTATGCCGTTACAGATAAAACTGGCGAAGAAAAAGTAATTACTTGGGGCGACAGCACGATAAAATATTATTTCCGTTTTGAAGGACAAAGTCATCACGGTGGGGAATATCAGAATTATTTAGAATATTTTACAGATAGTATCGAACAAGGTTTTGAAGCTTATCCAAATATGGAGGAAGGAATTGGAACTGTAGCATTACTTCAGGCTATGGATCGATCTTTGCAAAGTGGCGCACCAGTTAAAATTGCAGATATTCTTAACGAATACGGGCTATGA
- a CDS encoding sodium:solute symporter, giving the protein MNSIYDKLTTLDFVIVAGYLVALLVIGYVVSMKQRKKNETLFLAGNSLNWYSIGFNMWGTNVGPSSLLAFASIGYATGIVAGNFEWYAFVFLLLLAMVFAPRYIASKVSTMPEYMGKRYGDSTQNILAWYALVKILVSWLSLGLFSGGVLVRQILGIPMWQSVTVLVIFSGIFTFAGGLKAIAKVNVFQMILLIVVSLTLSFLGLQKLGGIDVLIAKTPSNFWNLVRPSDDAHYPWPAILLGYPVAAVAFFCTDQSMVQSVLGAKNLEQGQLGVNFIGWLKVMALPLFILPGILCYALYPELGSNSDLAYMTMVTNLFPSGMNGLVICVMIAVLVGTIGSSLNALSTVFTNDIYVKKINPTATIQDQIKIGRFTIAAGCVFAILIAVAIDNIKGQNLFNIFQAVLGFLAPSLSVVFLLSVFWKRTTKKAVNATLSWGSAFSLFVGVLYLWIFPADKYPVWPHFLLISFYIFTVLLITAVIISLTDKNPEVNVSNETDIPKTSKKVKLLFGLLGLTILFLYFVFNGH; this is encoded by the coding sequence ATGAACAGTATCTACGATAAACTAACCACGCTCGATTTTGTAATTGTTGCGGGTTATTTAGTGGCTTTATTAGTCATTGGATATGTGGTAAGTATGAAACAGAGAAAGAAAAACGAAACGCTTTTTCTAGCCGGAAACTCATTAAACTGGTACAGCATCGGGTTTAATATGTGGGGAACCAACGTTGGGCCTTCGTCATTATTGGCTTTTGCGAGTATTGGTTACGCGACGGGAATTGTAGCAGGAAATTTCGAATGGTATGCTTTTGTGTTTTTACTGCTTTTAGCAATGGTTTTTGCGCCAAGATATATTGCAAGTAAAGTAAGTACGATGCCCGAATATATGGGAAAACGCTACGGCGACAGTACGCAGAATATTTTGGCTTGGTATGCTTTGGTAAAAATATTAGTAAGCTGGTTGTCTTTAGGATTATTCAGTGGAGGCGTTTTAGTTCGTCAGATTCTGGGAATTCCGATGTGGCAGAGCGTTACGGTTTTAGTGATTTTTTCTGGAATTTTTACTTTCGCAGGAGGATTAAAAGCAATTGCTAAAGTGAATGTTTTTCAGATGATTCTGCTGATTGTCGTTTCATTAACTCTTTCCTTTTTAGGTTTACAAAAGTTAGGCGGAATTGATGTTTTAATAGCCAAAACTCCTTCAAATTTTTGGAATTTAGTCCGACCTTCAGATGATGCGCATTATCCATGGCCTGCTATTTTGTTAGGATATCCTGTCGCCGCAGTGGCTTTTTTCTGTACCGATCAATCGATGGTTCAAAGTGTTTTGGGAGCGAAAAACTTAGAACAAGGGCAATTAGGAGTAAACTTTATTGGATGGTTAAAAGTGATGGCGCTTCCGTTATTTATTTTACCTGGAATTTTATGTTATGCGCTATATCCAGAATTAGGAAGCAATTCTGATTTGGCTTATATGACCATGGTTACGAATCTTTTTCCGAGCGGAATGAACGGTTTGGTAATCTGTGTGATGATAGCGGTTTTGGTTGGAACAATTGGTTCTTCTCTAAACGCTTTAAGTACCGTTTTTACCAATGATATTTACGTGAAAAAAATCAACCCAACGGCGACGATTCAAGATCAGATTAAAATAGGTCGTTTCACAATTGCTGCTGGATGTGTTTTTGCGATTCTGATTGCTGTTGCGATTGACAATATCAAAGGACAGAATTTATTCAACATCTTTCAGGCGGTTTTAGGTTTCTTGGCTCCTTCGTTATCTGTTGTTTTTCTTTTGAGTGTTTTCTGGAAACGCACAACCAAAAAAGCGGTAAATGCAACACTTTCTTGGGGTTCGGCTTTTAGTTTGTTTGTTGGGGTTTTATATTTATGGATTTTCCCTGCAGATAAATATCCAGTTTGGCCTCACTTTTTATTGATTTCCTTTTACATTTTTACGGTACTTTTAATTACAGCCGTTATTATTTCTTTAACCGATAAAAATCCTGAAGTGAATGTTTCAAATGAAACGGATATTCCTAAAACCAGTAAAAAAGTAAAACTTTTGTTTGGTTTATTGGGATTGACGATTTTGTTTTTGTATTTTGTTTTTAATGGACATTAA